The Candidatus Zixiibacteriota bacterium genome includes a region encoding these proteins:
- a CDS encoding aldehyde dehydrogenase family protein yields the protein MKMLLNGEWVDRDKKIDVIDPFDNSIINTVPAGTADDVETALKSAVAGFEITKRMTVYERAEILFKTASIISERLDDFAETIAREGSKTIREARKEASRCVNTITCSAEEAKRILGETIPFDSFPGGENRKGYYYRFPIGVILAITPFNDPLNLVAHKIGPAIAAGNSVIIKPATVTPLSAIKLVEAMLEAGLPPQAIQVVTGYGSEIGDALVSDERVRMISFTGGVEAGKQIASKAGIKKIGMELGSNSPVIVWKDADIDLAVESCVSGAFWAAGQNCIGVQRILIHDDIYDEFKEKFVAQTNKYIIGDKMKEETDMGPMITEAEAVRVEKWVNEAVEKGATLLTGGKRKGALYEPTVLENLPDDITIHCEEVFGPTVNFYRVNDLDKAIAEANSLPYGLLAAIFTSNIDIAFKASYELDCGGVMINDSTDYRLDSMPFGGVKYSGLGREGLKFSLQEMTEPKVVCFNLKL from the coding sequence ATGAAGATGTTATTGAACGGCGAATGGGTTGATAGAGATAAAAAGATTGATGTAATCGATCCCTTTGACAATTCAATAATTAATACCGTTCCGGCCGGAACAGCCGACGATGTCGAAACCGCACTCAAATCCGCGGTCGCCGGATTTGAAATCACGAAGAGAATGACGGTATATGAGCGAGCCGAAATTCTATTTAAGACGGCAAGTATAATTTCGGAAAGACTTGATGATTTCGCCGAGACTATCGCGCGCGAAGGTTCCAAAACGATTCGAGAAGCCCGCAAAGAGGCGTCCCGGTGCGTCAATACAATTACCTGCTCGGCCGAAGAAGCCAAACGAATTCTTGGTGAAACGATTCCATTCGATTCATTTCCCGGAGGCGAAAACCGTAAAGGGTATTATTATCGCTTTCCAATCGGCGTCATTCTGGCGATTACGCCGTTCAATGACCCCCTGAATCTGGTCGCGCATAAAATCGGCCCGGCCATTGCGGCCGGCAATTCGGTGATAATAAAACCGGCCACGGTTACGCCGCTGTCGGCAATTAAACTGGTGGAAGCGATGCTCGAAGCCGGATTGCCGCCACAGGCAATTCAGGTCGTCACCGGATACGGTTCCGAGATCGGGGATGCCCTCGTCAGTGACGAACGGGTGCGGATGATTTCTTTCACCGGCGGCGTTGAGGCGGGAAAACAGATCGCTTCCAAGGCTGGAATAAAAAAGATCGGGATGGAGCTCGGTTCCAACTCACCCGTCATTGTCTGGAAAGACGCCGATATTGATCTGGCCGTCGAATCATGCGTTTCCGGAGCGTTCTGGGCGGCAGGTCAAAACTGTATTGGCGTCCAAAGAATTTTGATACATGATGATATTTATGATGAGTTCAAAGAAAAATTCGTTGCTCAGACAAATAAATATATCATCGGTGACAAAATGAAAGAAGAAACCGACATGGGCCCGATGATAACCGAAGCTGAAGCGGTGCGGGTCGAGAAATGGGTTAATGAAGCCGTCGAAAAAGGCGCGACATTATTGACCGGTGGAAAACGCAAAGGAGCATTATACGAGCCGACTGTTCTTGAAAATCTGCCTGATGATATCACGATTCATTGTGAAGAAGTATTCGGCCCGACGGTCAATTTTTATCGTGTCAATGATCTGGATAAAGCTATCGCCGAAGCTAATTCTCTCCCCTACGGTCTTCTGGCGGCGATATTTACAAGTAATATCGATATCGCTTTCAAAGCATCGTATGAGCTCGATTGCGGCGGCGTGATGATAAATGACTCGACCGATTATCGTTTGGATTCGATGCCGTTCGGCGGAGTCAAATATTCCGGTCTGGGCCGGGAAGGATTAAAATTCTCTCTTCAGGAAATGACCGAACCGAAAGTGGTTTGTTTTAATTTGAAGTTGTAG
- a CDS encoding DUF1573 domain-containing protein — protein MFRHVLIGAAILILFGAINVAAGPKLTISENEFDFGYAPQKAKLSHTFWVKSTGDEVLKISKVIPGCGCTKAPMDKKIIAPGDSARLEIIFSTRNYKGAIQKSPRIESNTLKGKTFVNIRTNIVQGEQSTKTIVFSPPILNLTKDKLSENNEISFDISNVNAKDLQLKLIDWPGELFEVSIPENIPAGETIKATITLDKDILGESFEKSLTFEINNDTSDRFTLPIRKQVFLVTSQN, from the coding sequence ATGTTTAGACATGTACTTATCGGCGCCGCCATACTGATATTATTTGGCGCTATCAATGTTGCCGCGGGTCCCAAATTAACAATCTCAGAAAATGAGTTTGACTTTGGGTATGCGCCGCAAAAGGCGAAACTATCCCATACCTTTTGGGTGAAATCAACGGGCGATGAAGTCCTGAAGATATCCAAAGTTATCCCCGGATGCGGTTGCACTAAAGCTCCTATGGATAAGAAAATTATCGCTCCGGGCGATAGCGCCAGGCTCGAAATTATCTTCAGTACTCGAAATTATAAAGGAGCCATCCAAAAAAGCCCGCGAATTGAGTCCAATACTTTGAAAGGGAAGACTTTTGTCAATATCCGCACCAATATAGTACAGGGCGAGCAATCGACAAAGACGATTGTTTTTTCACCCCCTATACTTAATCTGACAAAAGATAAATTGAGTGAAAACAATGAGATCTCATTTGATATTTCAAATGTTAACGCCAAAGATCTTCAATTGAAACTAATTGACTGGCCGGGTGAATTATTTGAGGTATCAATTCCGGAAAATATTCCCGCCGGGGAAACAATCAAAGCGACGATTACTCTAGATAAAGATATATTGGGTGAGTCTTTTGAGAAATCCTTGACCTTTGAAATCAATAATGATACTTCGGATCGTTTTACATTACCGATTAGAAAGCAAGTCTTTCTTGTGACCAGTCAAAATTGA
- a CDS encoding L-threonine 3-dehydrogenase has protein sequence MNTILITGALGQIGSELTAALRNKCGENSVIATDIRMPSDLKLRHSGPFEILDVTDEHHITRVMQQYKVDTIYHLAAILSAIGETRPGIAWQINMGGLYNMLEAARQYRCKMFFPSSIGAFGPSTPKKNTPQMPIMRPETMYGITKVSGELLCDYYFRRFGVDTRSLRFPGLISYETEPGGGTTDYAVEIFFDAIKHKKYTCYLRGDCSLDMMYMPDAIKSLIELMEADGEKLIHRNAYNITAMSLTPDMLADEIRKHIPEFEIEYEIDPVRQAIADSWPDSLDDTVARKEWGWKHNYDLPTMAKDMLDKIGKKI, from the coding sequence ATGAACACAATTCTTATAACCGGGGCGCTGGGGCAGATCGGGTCGGAATTGACCGCGGCACTACGAAATAAATGCGGCGAAAACAGTGTTATCGCAACCGATATTAGGATGCCTTCGGATTTGAAACTGCGTCATTCGGGGCCGTTTGAAATTCTCGATGTTACCGACGAGCATCATATTACGCGCGTTATGCAGCAGTATAAGGTTGACACGATATATCACCTCGCGGCGATTTTGTCAGCAATCGGGGAAACCCGGCCGGGGATCGCCTGGCAGATTAATATGGGCGGGCTGTATAATATGCTCGAAGCGGCTCGGCAATATCGCTGTAAGATGTTTTTCCCCAGTTCAATCGGAGCTTTCGGGCCGTCAACGCCGAAGAAAAACACACCTCAGATGCCGATTATGCGTCCGGAAACAATGTACGGAATCACTAAAGTTTCGGGCGAGCTATTGTGCGATTATTATTTTCGGCGTTTTGGAGTCGATACGCGCAGCCTGAGGTTCCCCGGATTAATATCGTATGAAACCGAACCGGGGGGAGGGACGACCGATTACGCCGTCGAAATATTTTTTGACGCCATCAAGCATAAAAAATATACCTGTTACCTGCGGGGCGACTGCTCGCTGGATATGATGTATATGCCCGACGCCATAAAATCTCTTATAGAACTTATGGAAGCCGATGGCGAGAAACTAATACATAGAAACGCCTACAATATTACCGCCATGAGCCTGACTCCCGATATGCTGGCCGATGAAATTCGCAAGCATATACCGGAATTTGAAATTGAGTACGAGATTGACCCTGTCCGGCAGGCGATTGCCGATTCATGGCCGGATTCGCTTGATGATACTGTGGCGCGGAAAGAATGGGGCTGGAAGCACAATTATGATTTGCCCACGATGGCAAAAGATATGCTCGATAAAATTGGAAAGAAAATTTAG
- a CDS encoding hydroxymethylglutaryl-CoA synthase translates to MVGIVGYGAHIPRHRIKVEEIAKVWGADAPSYKKGLMLHEKSVPTPDVDTITLSVGAAKNALKRAMIDPKDIGAVYVGSESHPYAVKPSGTVVAEAIGCVPDCHCADFEFACKAGSEAMFVTLGLVKSGFVKYALAVGGDTSQGAPGDALEYSASAGAAAFIMGKKDLIAECVATYSFMTDTPDFWRREYEFYPQHGGRFTGEPAYFKTVTGAADGILKKVKMKPKDFAYVIFHQPNGKFPQRIGKRLGFTPKQIEPGWLAPRLGNTYSGASPIGLTSTLDISKPGDMILMISYGSGAGSDAFVWRVTDRINEVRDLAVHTTTLLDQNKTYVDYGTYAKYRHKILKNN, encoded by the coding sequence ATGGTTGGAATAGTTGGTTATGGCGCGCATATTCCTCGTCATCGCATCAAAGTGGAAGAGATCGCGAAAGTATGGGGAGCCGATGCGCCCAGTTATAAGAAAGGGCTGATGCTTCACGAAAAATCAGTACCGACTCCCGACGTCGATACGATTACGCTTTCGGTGGGAGCCGCCAAAAACGCCCTGAAAAGAGCCATGATCGATCCCAAAGATATTGGGGCTGTTTATGTCGGTTCCGAATCGCATCCTTACGCGGTTAAGCCGTCAGGTACGGTTGTAGCCGAAGCGATCGGATGCGTTCCGGATTGTCATTGCGCTGATTTTGAATTCGCCTGCAAAGCCGGTTCCGAAGCGATGTTTGTAACTTTAGGGCTCGTTAAATCGGGCTTTGTTAAATACGCCCTGGCCGTGGGAGGCGATACTTCTCAAGGCGCCCCTGGCGACGCCTTAGAGTATTCAGCCTCGGCCGGAGCGGCGGCGTTCATCATGGGCAAGAAAGACTTAATCGCCGAATGTGTTGCGACCTATTCATTTATGACCGATACTCCTGACTTCTGGCGAAGAGAGTATGAATTTTATCCTCAACACGGCGGACGCTTCACCGGTGAACCGGCTTATTTTAAAACCGTTACGGGTGCCGCCGATGGAATTTTGAAAAAAGTGAAAATGAAACCGAAAGATTTTGCCTATGTGATCTTTCATCAACCGAACGGAAAATTTCCTCAGAGGATTGGTAAAAGGCTCGGTTTTACGCCCAAACAGATAGAACCGGGTTGGTTGGCCCCGAGACTGGGCAATACTTATTCCGGAGCCTCTCCGATAGGTTTAACCTCGACTCTCGATATTTCTAAACCGGGTGATATGATCCTGATGATTTCTTACGGCTCGGGAGCCGGTTCGGATGCTTTTGTCTGGAGAGTTACCGACCGCATAAATGAGGTTCGCGACCTGGCCGTTCACACGACCACTTTGCTGGATCAAAATAAAACTTACGTCGATTACGGTACTTACGCCAAATACCGGCACAAAATCCTGAAGAATAATTAG
- a CDS encoding Zn-ribbon domain-containing OB-fold protein — MFPSRIWREMPQRYRLEASICKKCGKRFYPPRLICDQCGFRKFESYNLPEEGKLQTFTVIRIPASQFSDQSPYAIGIVKFDDSLQLMAQIVDCDVDKLKIGQKVRLEFRRIQTDKSHGVLSYAYKLVPKWY; from the coding sequence ATGTTTCCATCAAGAATCTGGAGAGAAATGCCTCAGCGTTACCGCCTCGAGGCCTCAATTTGTAAAAAATGCGGCAAGCGGTTTTATCCGCCGCGTTTGATTTGCGACCAATGCGGATTCCGTAAATTTGAGTCGTATAATTTACCGGAAGAAGGAAAACTGCAAACATTCACGGTCATTCGTATTCCGGCCTCACAATTTTCCGACCAATCACCGTATGCCATTGGGATTGTCAAATTTGACGATAGTCTGCAATTGATGGCGCAAATTGTTGACTGTGACGTGGATAAACTCAAAATCGGCCAAAAGGTCAGGCTTGAATTCAGGCGGATTCAAACCGATAAATCGCATGGCGTTTTGAGTTATGCTTATAAACTCGTGCCCAAGTGGTATTAG
- a CDS encoding homoserine dehydrogenase, with protein sequence MRLLLIGFGTVGQGLAELLIKKSQMLSRLIVKDLSVVGIADMIHGNIYCEDGIDLQIVLDTINKGKKFSELPDSFDGDTLSMIKHARADMMVEATYTDIKIAEPATSHIRTALENRMHVTTMNKGPVALYFHELNQLAKEKNVGFYYEGTVISGTPLLNMIRETLAGSEITEIKGILNGTTNYILSQMEEGMDYNDALKTAQELGYAEAVPDADVLGWDTLAKVTILANTVFGVKVKPQDFRCEGITNISLQDIANAKYNGKRYKLIGCVWKENGKVQASVAPEKIDMTHPLAGVMGVTNAVTITTDTLGDVTIVGPGAGKIETGYSALIDIIHAGGKK encoded by the coding sequence TTGCGGCTATTGCTTATTGGATTTGGCACCGTGGGGCAGGGCCTGGCCGAATTACTAATCAAAAAATCACAAATGTTATCCAGATTAATTGTCAAAGATTTATCCGTAGTTGGTATTGCCGATATGATTCATGGAAACATTTATTGTGAAGATGGCATCGACTTGCAAATTGTTCTGGATACGATCAATAAAGGCAAAAAATTTTCTGAATTACCTGACAGTTTCGATGGCGACACCCTCAGTATGATTAAACACGCCAGGGCGGATATGATGGTCGAAGCTACTTATACCGATATAAAAATCGCCGAACCGGCGACTTCACATATTCGCACCGCTCTGGAAAACCGCATGCATGTTACGACAATGAATAAGGGTCCGGTAGCTTTATACTTTCATGAATTGAACCAGTTGGCTAAAGAGAAAAACGTCGGCTTTTATTATGAAGGTACGGTTATAAGCGGTACGCCTCTTTTAAATATGATTCGGGAAACATTAGCCGGAAGCGAAATTACCGAAATTAAGGGCATTTTAAATGGCACCACGAATTACATTCTGTCGCAGATGGAAGAGGGCATGGATTATAATGACGCTCTTAAAACCGCGCAGGAACTTGGGTACGCCGAAGCTGTTCCTGACGCCGATGTATTGGGTTGGGATACTCTGGCCAAAGTTACGATTCTGGCTAATACCGTTTTCGGCGTCAAAGTCAAGCCACAGGATTTTCGTTGCGAAGGAATTACGAATATTTCTCTTCAGGATATTGCCAATGCCAAATACAATGGTAAAAGATACAAATTAATCGGGTGCGTCTGGAAAGAGAACGGAAAAGTTCAGGCCAGCGTGGCGCCTGAGAAAATCGACATGACACATCCCCTGGCCGGAGTTATGGGCGTCACCAACGCTGTTACGATTACGACCGATACATTAGGCGATGTCACAATCGTCGGGCCCGGGGCGGGAAAAATCGAAACCGGTTACAGCGCACTGATTGATATAATTCACGCGGGAGGGAAAAAATGA
- a CDS encoding thiolase domain-containing protein, whose product MRDVAVVGIGIMKWGELWEKSFRDIFTEAALNAMDDAGVDKIDSLIVGCMTGGLFVGQEHVGAIMADYIGQRHIPAAHVESACASGGLAFRQAFIEVASGISDVVMAGGVEKMTDISGDGATYALAAAADQEYEVFHGVTFPGLYAMMARVYMKKYKVTRRQLSAVPYKSHLNGSKNPYAQYPFPIKLEDVENGVKVADPLHILDCSPITDGAAACILTTVESAKKMKKPYIRITGSAMATDTIALHQRESLTTLKSTELAGKRGLKMAGRKISEIDLVEVHDCFSIAEIIVTESLGFFKPGQGATAAASGATALDGKIPVNTSGGLKSKGHPVGATGIGQVVEVVKQLRGEAENGRQIKSNPKVGMTQNMGGSGASAVVHILEVA is encoded by the coding sequence ATGAGAGATGTTGCTGTTGTCGGTATAGGAATCATGAAATGGGGTGAGCTCTGGGAAAAATCGTTCCGCGATATATTCACCGAAGCCGCTCTGAATGCCATGGATGATGCCGGTGTCGATAAAATAGATTCATTGATTGTGGGATGTATGACCGGCGGTTTGTTTGTCGGTCAGGAGCATGTCGGCGCGATTATGGCTGATTACATTGGCCAGCGTCATATTCCGGCGGCGCACGTGGAATCAGCCTGCGCTTCCGGCGGATTGGCGTTTCGCCAGGCTTTTATAGAAGTTGCTTCAGGCATATCCGATGTCGTGATGGCAGGCGGTGTCGAAAAAATGACCGACATTTCCGGCGACGGGGCGACTTACGCACTGGCTGCGGCCGCCGATCAGGAATATGAAGTATTTCACGGGGTAACTTTTCCGGGCTTATATGCCATGATGGCCCGCGTCTATATGAAAAAGTATAAAGTGACTCGTCGCCAGCTTTCGGCGGTGCCTTATAAATCGCATCTGAATGGTTCCAAGAATCCTTATGCTCAGTATCCATTCCCAATCAAACTTGAGGATGTGGAAAACGGTGTCAAGGTTGCCGATCCTTTGCATATTCTGGACTGCTCTCCGATAACTGACGGCGCCGCGGCTTGCATTTTGACCACGGTTGAAAGCGCAAAGAAAATGAAAAAGCCGTATATACGGATTACTGGTTCGGCAATGGCGACCGATACGATTGCTTTGCATCAGCGCGAAAGCCTGACGACTCTAAAATCGACTGAACTGGCCGGTAAGAGAGGTCTCAAAATGGCCGGACGCAAAATCAGCGAAATCGATTTAGTTGAGGTTCATGATTGTTTTTCGATCGCTGAAATTATCGTAACCGAATCGCTTGGATTTTTCAAACCGGGTCAAGGCGCAACGGCGGCCGCCTCGGGCGCGACGGCATTGGATGGAAAAATTCCGGTCAATACTTCCGGCGGTTTGAAATCTAAAGGACATCCGGTTGGTGCGACCGGTATCGGTCAGGTGGTCGAGGTCGTCAAGCAGCTTCGCGGCGAAGCCGAAAACGGCAGACAGATAAAGAGCAATCCCAAAGTCGGGATGACTCAAAACATGGGCGGCTCCGGCGCTTCCGCGGTGGTGCATATCCTGGAGGTGGCGTGA
- a CDS encoding DUF1573 domain-containing protein, whose translation MYKIATLTGLIFLIIAAVSVSAEPDMKINGETFDYGYVPQRAKVVHAFWLKSVGDTTLYIKTVKPACGCTKAPLEKNLIEPGDSSKLEITFSTRKYTGSVKKSIKITTNASDSAQNIYVAANVFTDPSELAPLTVEPYTVEITAETVDANDAVLFSITNNSNADVRLKPIEWAKHLFDIDIPEVIKAGETKQGKVILFAESYMKSFSKSITIELDDENKIRYSLPVLKQTFFKKKTQ comes from the coding sequence ATGTACAAGATAGCGACTCTGACAGGATTAATCTTTTTGATAATTGCCGCCGTTTCGGTATCGGCCGAGCCTGATATGAAAATCAATGGCGAGACCTTTGATTATGGCTATGTTCCCCAGCGGGCCAAAGTAGTCCATGCTTTTTGGTTGAAATCGGTAGGTGATACCACGCTATATATAAAAACCGTCAAACCGGCCTGCGGATGCACCAAAGCTCCTCTCGAAAAAAATCTAATTGAACCGGGCGATAGTTCCAAACTCGAAATAACTTTCAGCACCCGTAAATATACAGGATCGGTCAAAAAATCAATAAAAATAACGACCAATGCCAGCGACTCGGCGCAGAATATATATGTCGCGGCCAATGTCTTTACCGATCCGAGCGAATTGGCGCCTCTGACTGTTGAACCTTATACAGTCGAGATTACCGCTGAAACGGTTGACGCCAATGATGCCGTCTTATTTTCAATAACGAATAATTCAAATGCCGATGTTCGACTGAAACCTATAGAATGGGCGAAGCATTTGTTTGATATTGATATTCCCGAAGTTATCAAAGCCGGAGAAACCAAACAGGGCAAAGTCATCCTATTTGCCGAATCTTATATGAAATCATTCTCCAAATCGATAACGATTGAACTTGACGACGAGAACAAAATCCGGTATTCGCTGCCGGTGTTGAAGCAGACATTTTTTAAGAAGAAGACACAATAA
- a CDS encoding aminotransferase class I/II-fold pyridoxal phosphate-dependent enzyme, which yields MPYERFSRYLQTQIDELNATGTAKGKELVVTEVIKADGKRGPRFKLDGYGDKEFIRMNSNSYLGLQFQDHMLKAEEEGAQQYGVGPGAVRFISGTYKPHIELEKRLAKFHGRDDCMLNSSAYTTVLGVISTLATPETIIISDELNHNCIINAMKLARPKGKKIFKHLNMNQLEEQIKESIGQCENIILITDGVFSMRGDYAPLDKICEITEKYNSEFSKDIILIVDDSHGVGAYGATGRGTEEICNAKGVDILVATLGKAFGVNGGYIVANGAIVPYLREKNPFYIYTNPITPSETTTAIQALATLDSDDGKKLLAHLSEMTKKYEQGLLDLGFETIPSPHPIVPLLVRDTEKTTRLVQYLRDNGVLGTGLNYPVVPKGDETIRFQVCADHTPYDIDCVLEVLKKFE from the coding sequence ATGCCATACGAAAGATTTTCGCGGTATTTGCAGACACAAATAGATGAATTGAACGCCACCGGCACGGCCAAAGGCAAAGAACTGGTTGTTACCGAAGTAATCAAAGCCGACGGTAAACGCGGGCCTCGATTTAAACTGGACGGTTATGGCGACAAAGAATTTATCCGGATGAATTCCAATTCATACCTGGGACTGCAATTTCAGGATCATATGCTCAAGGCGGAAGAAGAAGGCGCTCAACAATACGGCGTTGGTCCCGGAGCCGTCAGGTTTATCAGCGGCACCTACAAGCCGCATATTGAATTGGAAAAGCGTCTGGCAAAATTCCACGGCCGCGATGACTGTATGCTCAACAGTTCAGCCTACACGACCGTTTTGGGCGTTATCTCGACTTTGGCCACTCCCGAAACTATAATTATCTCCGATGAGCTCAATCACAATTGCATAATCAATGCCATGAAACTGGCGCGTCCGAAAGGCAAAAAAATATTCAAACATCTCAATATGAATCAACTCGAGGAGCAAATTAAAGAATCGATCGGGCAATGTGAAAATATTATTCTCATTACCGACGGCGTATTCAGCATGCGTGGCGACTACGCCCCACTGGATAAGATTTGTGAAATCACAGAGAAATATAATAGCGAATTTTCAAAAGATATAATTCTGATTGTCGATGATTCGCACGGTGTCGGAGCCTATGGAGCGACGGGGAGAGGTACTGAGGAGATTTGCAATGCCAAAGGCGTGGACATATTAGTCGCGACGCTGGGAAAAGCATTTGGCGTCAATGGAGGATATATTGTCGCTAACGGAGCCATCGTGCCATACTTGCGAGAGAAAAATCCATTCTATATATACACCAATCCGATCACGCCTTCTGAAACAACAACGGCTATTCAGGCCCTGGCAACACTCGACAGCGATGATGGTAAAAAACTTTTGGCGCATCTCTCAGAGATGACCAAAAAATATGAGCAGGGGCTTTTGGATCTGGGTTTCGAAACGATTCCCAGTCCGCATCCGATTGTGCCGCTTTTGGTGCGTGATACCGAAAAGACAACAAGGCTGGTGCAATATCTGAGAGATAACGGCGTTTTGGGGACGGGTCTGAATTACCCGGTCGTCCCGAAAGGCGATGAAACAATTCGCTTCCAGGTCTGCGCCGATCATACGCCATACGATATTGATTGTGTTCTGGAAGTGCTGAAGAAGTTTGAGTGA